Proteins from a single region of Carassius carassius chromosome 25, fCarCar2.1, whole genome shotgun sequence:
- the LOC132104656 gene encoding interleukin-11-like encodes MKLSPDSTFPLILLMTCVELFTFVTARSTNIPQEKKGLQMLYQDMCMLLKLVSQERDRNEMTDFEQSLTSLPLLNYRTEDLKSLEVSSTLGQLYSGIKSFKFHLDWIHQKQEEMGINYLQTKKLDDRIQIITKLVLKQIGTAPSELVYPSLSPLNTAWNLYQANVEILDKLYFFCNWYIRALRVLKHRQQ; translated from the exons ATGAAAT TGTCACCTGACTCCACCTTTCCTCTCATCCTCTTGATGACTTGTGTTGAGCTCTTCACCTTCGTCACAGCCCGTTCCACTAATATACCACAAGAAAAAAAGGGTCTGCAGATGCTGTATCAAGACATGTGCATGCTGCTGAAATTAGTATCTCAAGAAAGGGATAGG AATGAGATGACAGACTTTGAACAATCACTCACATCCCTGCCCTTGCTGAACTACAGAACAGAAGACCTGAAATCACTCGAG GTGAGCAGTACATTAGGACAGCTGTACTCTGGTATCAAATCCTTCAAGTTCCATCTTGACTGGATCCATCAAAAACAAGAAGAAATGGGGATTAATTATCTTCAGACAAAGAAACTTGATGATCGCATCCAAATCATCACCAAATTGGTACTCAAACAG ATTGGGACGGCACCATCTGAACTGGTTTACCCTTCCCTGTCGCCTTTGAACACAGCTTGGAACTTGTACCAGGCCAATGTGGAGATCCTTGACAAACTGTATTTCTTTTGCAACTGGTACATTAGAGCACTGAGAGtcctgaaacacagacaacaGTGA